The Micromonospora violae DNA segment CCGTCGGTCGCCGGCGCCACGCTTGGGGAGGTCAGGTCCGACGATGAGTAGCGTCGAGGCAACCGCCGGCACGCAGCGCGGCGAACTCAGCGACTGGTTGCGCGAACGGGTCTCCCACGCCGTCTCCGAGTTCACCGCCGCCACCGCGTTGGTCGTCCTGTTCATCGCCTTGACCTTCGCGAGTCCCTACTTCCTGACCGCGGACAACCTCTTCAACATCGGGGCGCAGACGGCGGTGATCGCCATCATCGCCACGGCCCAGACGATGGTCATCATCACCAAGGGCATCGACCTGTCGGTGGGGTCGGTGGCCGCGCTCGCCGGCGTGCTGGGTGCGATGGTCGTGCGCGATCTCGGCTTCTCGGTCTGGGCGGCGACGGCGGTCGCGATCGGTGTCGGCGCGCTGGCCGGTCTGTTGAACGGGCTGCTGGTGACTGTCGCTCGGATTCCGCCGTTCATCGCGACACTGGGGACGATGTCCGTGGGCCGCGGCCTCGTCTTCATCATCACCGGAGCGGTCGGTGTCTACGGCCTGCCGCGATCCTTCCAACTGCTCGGCAACGGGGAGATCCTCGGCATTCCGTTCGCCGTGGTGATCACCGTCCTGGTCGCCGTGGGGGTCGCCTTCCTGCTCTCCCAGACCCGCTTCGGTCAGTACACCTACGCGATGGGTTCCAACCTGGAGGCCGCCCGCCGCTCCGGCGTCCGGGTGGGACGGCACCTGACCGGGGTGTACGTGCTGGCCGGCGTGCTGGTCGGGTTGGGCGGCATGATCGCAGCCTCCCGGGTCAACTCCGGCCAGCCCAACTACGGCATCTCGTTGGAGCTCGACGTCATCGCCGCCGCGGTCATCGGCGGCGCCAGCCTCTTCGGCGGGCAGGGCCGGATCGTCGGCACCATCATCGGCGCGTTCCTCATCGCCCTGGTCCGCAACGGCGCCGTCCTGCTCGACATCAGCATCCACTACCAGCAGGTGATCGTCGGCGTGATCATCTGGGCCGCCGTCTACTTCGACCAGTACCGCCGCCGGCGGCTGGAATCACGCGGTTGACATGCCATTCCGAGAGTCCGAACGAGGAAGGACGCACACCATGGCACACACCACCACCAGCCGGCAGACGCGAGGGTCACTCCGGCGCGCGCAGGCGATCCTGGCCGCGGCCGCGGCGACCGCTCTGCTCAGCGCCTGCGGCGGGGTCGAGGTCCGCGACGGCGGCGGCGACGGCGCGACAAAGGACGCGAGCGGCCCGTTGAAGCTCGCCGTCGTACCCAAGGCGGTCGGGGCCGACTACTGGAACACGGTCAAGGCGGGAGCGGAGTGCGCCGCGCAGCGCGCGGGCGACGTCACCGTCCAGTGGGACGGGGTGACCGCCGAGACCGATGTCGAAGGACAGGTCAACCTCATCCAGAACTTCGTCACCAAGAAGGTCGACGGCATCGTCTACGCGGCGACCGACTCCAGCGCGCTGGCACCGGCGACCGACAAGGCGCTCGCCGCCAACATCCCGGTCGCCATGATCGACTCGGGCACCAGCCCGCAGCCGTCGAATGTGCCCCTCTACGCCACCGACAACCGCGCGTCGGCGGTCGAGGCGGCGAAGCTGCTCGCCACCGAACTCGGGCCCGGCAACCACGAGGTGGCGCTGGTCGAGTTCCAGCCCGGCTCGCAGACCAACACCGAGCGGGTCGACGGCTTCAAGGCCGGCCTCGCCCAGTACCCCAACCTGAAGCTGGTCGGTCAGCAGCCGAGCAAGAGTGACGTCAACGAGGCCCGCCGGGTCACCGAGAACATCCTCACCGCCAACCCCAAGCTCGCCGGCATCTTCGCGGCCAACGAGCCGAGCGTGCTCGGTGCCGCGCAGGCCATCCAGGCGGCCGGCAAGTCCGGCAAGGTGGTCATCATCGGCTGGGACGCGGCCCCGGACGAGATCGCCGGGGTGCGCAGCGGTCAGATCTCGGCGCTGGTCGTGCAGAACCCGTTCAAGATGGGCTACTTCGGCGTCGACAAGATGGTCAAGCACCTTCGGGACAAGGCGCCGCTGGCGTCGGCCGACACCGGCGTCACCTTCGTCACCAAGGAGAACATCGACTCGGCAGAGATCAAGGCGGTGCTCGAACCCAGCTGCGCCAACCCGCCGGTGCAGTGATGGGCACGATCCCCACGGAAACCGCCGACCGCGATCAGCACCCCACCGACGCGGAACCGCCGGTCCTCGAAGCCCGCGGCATCGTCAAGCGGTTCGGGCACGTCGAGGCGTTGCGGGGTGCCGACTTCACGGTCCGCCGGGGTGAGGTCGTCGCGTTGATCGGCGACAACGGCGCCGGAAAGAGCACACTGATCAAGACCCTGTCCGGTGTGCACCCGCCCGACGAGGGTGAGATCCGGGTCGGCGGCCGTCCGGTCCAGTTCTCCACCCCGGTCGACGCCCGTCGGGCGGGGGTGGAGACCGTCTACCAGGATCTCGCCGTCGCCGACGACCTCAGCGTCGCCGCCAACCTGTATCTCGGCCGGGAGATCCTGCGCTCCGGTCCGCTCGGTCGGCTCGGGCTGTTGGACAAACGCGCCATGCGGCAGGGCGCGGCCGCAGCCCTCGACGAACTGGGCGTACGGATCCCTCGGGTCACCACCCCGATCGCCATGCTCTCCGGTGGGCAGCGGCAGTGCGTCGCGGTGGCCCGCGCCATCATCTGGGCGACCAACGTGGTCATCCTCGATGAGCCCACCGCGGCGCTGGGGGTGGTCCAGACCGGGCGGGTGCTCGACGTCGTTCGACGGGCCCGCGACGCCGGCATGTCGGTGGTGCTGGTGAGTCACAACATGCCGCAGGTGCTGGAGATCGCCGACCGGGTCGAGGTGCTGCGCCTCGGCCGGCGCGCGGCCCAACTCCGCGCCGACGAGGTCACCACCGACGACCTGGTCGCGGCGATGACCGGCAGCACCAGCACGGATCGGGACGAGCGGTGACGGCGGCCGTCCAGCGGGGTGCGCGCGATCCCGCCCGTCGGGCGACCCCGAACACCGTCGGGTCGCCGCTGCGGCTGAGCCCACTGGGCTTCGGTGCCTCGCAGGGCGGCAATCTCTACCGGGCGACGTCGGATCAGCAGTTCGCCGCCGCGGTGGACGCCGCGTGGGCGGGTGGCATCCGATACTTCGACACGGCACCGCACTACGGGCTGGGCCTGTCCGAACGGCGGCTGGGAGCGGCGCTGCGCTCCCGCCCGCGCGACGAGTACGTGGTGTCGACGAAGGTCGGTCGGCTGCTCGTGCCGTCGCCGGAGACGGCTCACCGGCGGGATCCGGAGGGGTTCGACGTTCCCGCCGATCATCGCCGGGTCTGGGATTTCAGCCGCGACGGCGTGCGCCGTTCGTTGGCGGCGAGCCTTCGGCGTACCGGCCTGGACCGCATCGACGTGGTCTACCTGCATGATCCGGACGAGCACTGGGAGCAGGCCGCGCGCGAAGCTGTTCCGGCGTTGGTGGAGCTGCGGGAGCAGGGCGTGATCGGTGCGGTCGGCGTGGGGATGAACCAGTCCGCGATGCTGGCCCGCTTCGTGGCGGAGACCGACGTTGACCTGGTGATGTGCGCCGGCCGCTACACCCTGCTGGAGCAGGGTGCGTTGACCGACCTGCTGCCCGTCGCGCAGGCCCGGCACGTCGGTGTGGTGGTCGCCGGGGTCTACAACTCCGGGCTGCTGGCCCGGGAGATGCCACCGAACGACGCCGTCTACGACTACCGGCAGGCGCCGGCAGAGGTGATCGACCACGCCCGCCGGGTGGCGCGGGTCTGCCAGACGTACGGCGTCACGCTGCCCCAGGCGGCGTTGGCGTTCGTCCGTCGTCACCCGGCGGTGGTTTCGACATTGGTCGGCATGCGCGACGAGGCCCAGGTGACCGAGACGCTGCGCCGCTCCGGCGTGGACGTCCCGGATCAGCTCTGGGCGGCGTTGTACGACGAGGGGCTGCTCGACGTGCAGTCGTAGCGGCCGGCGGTCAGGACCGGGTCGCCTCGATGCTCGTATCGGCGTCGTCGGGTGACCCCTGCAACGATTCCTCCACGCCGATCAGGTGGTTGGCCATCCGGGTGCGGGCCCGCTCCGGGTCGCGCGCCACGAGGGCCTTCAGGATCGCCACGTGCTCGTCGTGGGTACGCAGGTCCGCGCCCTCCTCGTGCAGGCTCCGCCAGAGCCGGCCGCGGATGGTGCGCCCGGCGAAGGCTTCGATCAGGCCGACGAGCACCGGATTCTCGGCGTGCACGGCGATGATCCGGTGAAAGGCGATGTCGATTTCCATGATGCGCTCATGGTCCTGCGGTGACTGGCCGATCATCCGGGCCGCCTCGTCGAGCAGGTCCGCCGCCTGGGCCAGGGCCTCGTCGGTGATCCTGGTGGCCGCCAGCCGGGCGGCCTCGCACTCCAGCAGCCGTCGAACGGTGTGGATGTGCCGGGGGTCGCCCTGACCCTGGAAGTCCACCACGAAACCCATCGGGGCCAGCAGCTGCGGCGCGTCGAGGTTGGTGACGTAGGTGCCGTCACCCTGGCGGATGTTGACGATGCCGAGGATCGACAGGGCCGACATTCCCTCGCGTAGCGAGCCCCGCGAGACACCGAGCGACTCGGCGAGGTCCTTCTCGATGGGCAACCGGTCTCCGGGCCGGAACTGCCCTTCGAGGATCATCCGTTTGATGCCGTTGACCACTTCGTCAGTGCGAGACATGACTCCCCTAGCGCCCGGCGGGGGTGGCCGTCCCACCCGCGATCACGTACGCCGCCTCCGGAGATGACACGGTAGTCGGGTCTGTCGCCGCCCAGTAGTGGCCGTCGGGGAACCGGTAGAGCGCGACCGACTCGGGACGCATCCGGGTGGAGTAGCCCGGCGCGCTGGGCAGGACGTAACCGCTGCCCGAGCCGGTGTCGCGGATGATGCACGGGTCGGTGAAGTGCTCGTGCAGGTGGTCGACGAACTCGGTGACCCGGTTGGTGAGATCCCCGGAGATCGCGACGTAGTCGAGCACCGACACGTGTTGGACCATCTCGCACAGCCCGACGCCGCCGGCGTGCGGGCACACCGGGATGTCAAACTTCGCGGCGAGCAGCAGCACGGCGACGATCTCGTTGATGCTGGCCAGCCGGCCGGTGTCCAGCTGGCAGAAGTCGATGGCCTGAGCCTGGAACAGCTGCTTGAACATCACCCGGTTGTGGCAGTGCTCGCCGGTGGCGACGCCGATCGGCGCGACGGCGCGGCGGACGGCGGCGTGGCCCAGGATGTCGTCGGGGCTGGTCGGCTCCTCGATCCACAGTGGTGTGAACCGGGCGAGGGCGGTGACCCACTCGATGGCCTGGCCGACGTCCCACACCTGGTTGGCGTCGATCATCAGGTTGCGGTCCGGCCCGAGGATCTCCCGCGCGATCGCGCACCGGCGGATGTCGTCGTCGAGGTTGGCGCCGACCTTGAGCTTGACGTAGCCGTAGCCGCTGTCGACCGCCTCCTGGCACAGCCGGCGCAGCTTGTCGTCGTCGTAGCCGAGCCAGCCCGCCGAGGTGGTGTAGGCGGGGTAGCCGGTCCGGTCGAGCTCGGCGAGGCGGGCGGCCTTCGTGCCCTCCTTGGCCCGCAGGATGGACAGCGCCTCGTCCCGGGTCAGCGCGTCGGAAAGGTAGCGCAGGTCGGCGATGTCGACGAGTTGTTCGGGGGACATGTCGACGAGCAGCCGCCACAGCGGCTTGTCGGCGAGCCGGGCGACCAGGTCCCATGACGCGTTCAACACGGCGGCGAGGGACAGGTGGACGACACCCTTCTCCGGACCGAGCCACCGCAGCTGCGAGTCGGAGGTGAGCAGGCGGTAGACGGCGCCCATGTCCGCGGCCATCGTCGCCACGTCGAGGCCCACGAGTTGCTGTGCCTGGTGGACTGCCGCTGCCGCGACGATGTCGTTGCCGCGACCGATGGTGAAGGTCAGGCCGTGCCCCGCGAGCGGCGCACCCGTGCCGTCGACGCCGTCGGTGTGCAGGACGACGTAGGCCGCCGAGTAGTCACCGTCCTTGTTCATGGCGTCTGACCCGTCAGCGGTCAGGGAGGTGGGGAAGCGGACATCTTCGACGGTGACGGCAGTGATCTGCGGCATGCGCCCCTCGCCCAGCTCGGCAAAAGATCTGATGATCATTGGGAGTATACGGAGGGTTTCCTCCGACCGTCAACGTCGTCGATCGCCGGTCAGGTGCCAGACATACGATGTTTCCGGGTCTTCCGGACCCGGTCGGGGGGTCCGACGACATCCACACTCCACCTGCGGTCGCGGCCGCCTCGACGCCCCAGATCTTCGTCGATTGTCGACATCTTCGGGGGCCGCCCCGCCGTGCCCGGCGTCGGCGGGCCCTGGTGGTGACGGTGGTCACCGGCCGGCCGCCGACACGCCCGGCACCGACATGTGGGGTGTGACAACGGCTGCGTCCCTATATATGGTGTCGAGCGCAGCTGGTTCGGCCGCTCATCCGGCGCGGTCGAGGCAACAGGGAACCCGGTGGAATTCCGGGACTGTCCCGCAGCGGTGAGTGGGAACAACCGCCGTCATCAGCACTGGGCCATCCATCGGCCTGGGAAGCGACGGCCAGTAGGAGACCGGCGATCCCGGTCGTGCCCGCGAGTCCGAAGACCTGCCAGCGCGCCGCGTACCCGCACCCGGGTGGGCGGCGGTCCGAGGCCGCGTGGGACGGCTGACGCCACCTGACCCACGCCGGGCTGGCGTGGCGTCCGTCGGTGTCTGTCTCCTCGCGTCCGGGCCACCAGGTCTCGAACTCCGAGGAGCGAGTGGTGACAGTCACCGAGATAGTCCCGGCCAGCGGCGACGCGGCCGTACGGCGGACGCCGATGCAGGTCCGCAAGCGCGACGGCGGCACCGAACCCGTGGACGTCAACAAGATCGTCCGGGCGGTCGAGCGGTGGGCCGACGACCTGACCGACGTCGACCCGATGCGGGTGGCCACCCGCACCATCAGCGGCCTGTACGACGGCGCGACCACCGCCGAACTGGACCGGCTGTCCATCCAGACCGCGGCCGAGATGATCGGTGAGGAGCCGCAGTACTCCCGCCTCGCCGCCCGGCTGCTGGCCGGCTACGTCGACAAGGAGGTGCGTCGGCAGGGCATCACCTCGTTCAGCGCGGCGATCCGGGTCGGCCACACCGAGGGCCTGATCGGCGACGACACCGCCGTGTTCGTCGCCGCGCACGCCAGGACGCTCGATGCCGCCGTCGACCCGGACGGGGACCGCAGGTTCGAGTACTTCGGCCTGCGCACGGTGTACGACCGTTACCTGCTGCGCCACCCCACCAGCCGGCTGGTGCTGGAGACCCCGCAGTTCTGGCTGCTGCGGGTGGCCTGCGGCCTGTCCCGGACGGCCGACGAGGCCGTCGACTTCTACCGGTTGATGTCCAGCCTGGCCTACCTGCCCAGCTCACCGACCTTGTTCAACTCCGGGACCAGGCACACCCAGATGTCCTCCTGCTACCTGGTCGACTCCCCGCTCGACGAGTTGGACTCGATCTATGCGCGGTACGCCCAGGTCGCCAACCTGTCCAAGTTCGCCGGCGGTATTGGCATCGCGTACTCGCGGGTCCGCTCCCGGGGCGCGCTGATCCGGGGCACGAACGGGCAGTCCAACGGGATCGTGCCGTGGCTGCGCACGCTGGACGCGAGCGTCGCCGCGGTCAACCAGGGCGGCCGGCGCAAGGGCGCGGCCTGCGTCTACCTGGAGCCGTGGCACCCGGACATCGAGGAGTTCCTGCAACTGCGGGACAACACCGGCGAGGACGCCCGGCGTACCCACAACCTGAACCTGGCCAACTGGATCCCGGACGAGTTCATGCGCCGGGTCGAGGCCGACGAGCCGTGGTCGCTGTTCGACCCGCACGAGGTGCCCGAGCTGCCCGACCTGTGGGGGGAGCGGTTCGACGCCGCGTACCGGGAGGCCGAGGCGCAGGGTCGCTACGTGCGGCAGGTCCCGGCGCGGGAGCTGTACGGGAAGATGATGCGCACCCTCGCCCAGACCGGCAACGGGTGGATGACCTTCAAGGACGCCGCGAACCGGCTCTGCAACCAGACCGCCGAGCAGGGCAACGTGGTGCACCTGTCCAACCTCTGCACCGAGATCGTCGAGGTGTCCAGCGACGCCGAGACCGCCGTGTGCAACCTCGGCTCGGTGAACCTGGCCGCCCACCTCACCGCCGACGGCATCGACTGGGAGCGGCTGCGCGCCACGGTACGCACCGCGGTGACCTTCCTCGACCGGGTCATCGACATCAACTACTACCCGACCGCGCAGGCGGCGGCGAGCAACCCCCGCTGGCGGCCGGTCGGGCTCGGGCTGATGGGCCTGCAGGACGTCTTCTTCGCGCTGCGACTGCCGTTCGACTCGCCGGCCGCGCGGGAGCTGTCCACCCGGATCAGCGAGGAGCTGTACCTGACCGCGTTGGAGACCTCCACCGACCTGGCGCGGGAGTTCGGTGCGCACCCGGCGTACCCGCAGACCCGGGCCGCGCGGGGCCAGCTCCAGCCCGACCTGTGGGGCGTCGAGGGTACGCAGACCGCGCGGTGGGACGCGCTGCGGGAGCGGGTCGAGGCGTACGGGCTGCGCAACTCGCTGCTGGTCGCGGTCGCGCCCACCGCGACCATCGCCTCGATCGCCGGGTGCTACGAGTGCATCGAGCCGCAGGTGTCCAACCTGTTCAAGCGCGAGACCCTGTCGGGGGAGTTCCTCCAGGTCAACACCGCTCTGGTACGCGAGCTGAAGGCCCGCGGTCTGTGGACCGACCGGATCCGTTCGGCGATCAAGCGGGCGGAGGGATCGGTGCAGGACATCGCGGAGTTGCCGGCCGACGTACGGGAGTTGTTCCGCACCGCGTGGGAGCTGCCGCAGCGGGCGCTGATCGACCTGGCCGCCGCCCGCGCCCCGTTCATCGACCAGTCCCAGTCGCTGAACCTGTTCCTGGCCGCACCGACCATCGGCAAGCTCTCCTCGATGTACCTGTACGCCTGGAAGGCCGGCCTGAAGACCACCTACTACCTGCGCTCACGCCCCGCCACCCGGATCCAGCAGGCCACCGTCAGCGCCGTCGCGCCGGCCGCTCTCACCGTCGCCGTCGACGCCGAGGCGCTGGCCTGCTCGTTGGAGAACCCCGAGTCGTGCGAGGCCTGCCAGTGACCCCCGCCGACACCACCACCGACCTGAGGACCACGCACATGCTGCTCGACCCCGGGATGGACCTCACCCTCCGCCCGATGCGTTACCCGCACTTCTTCGACCGGTTCCGGGACGCGATCCGCAACACCTGGACCGTCGAGGAGGTCGACCTGCACGCCGACCTCGCCGACCTGGACAAACTGTCGCCGGCCGAACGGCACCTGGTCAGCCGCCTGGTGGCGTTCTTCGCCACCGGCGACACGATCGTCGCCAACAATCTGGTGCTCAACCTGTACCAGCACGTCAACAGCCCCGAGGGCCGCCTTTACCTGTCCCGGCAGCTGTTCGAGGAGGCCGTGCACGTCCAGTTCTATCTCAACCTGCTCGACACGTACGTGCCGGACGAGACCGAACGCTTCGAGGCCTTCGCCGCCATCGAGAACATCCCCTCGATCCGTCGCAAGGCCGAATTCTGCTTCCGCTGGATCGACTCTCTGGGCGACCTGCGGGAGCTGCGGACGCGCGAGGACCGGCGAGCGTTCCTGCTCAACCTGATCTGCTTCGCCGCCTGCATCGAGGGGTTGTTCTTCTACGGCGCGTTCGCCTACGTCTACTTCCTGCGCTCCCGTGGCCTGCTGCACGGCCTCGCCTCCGGCACCAACTGGGTGTTCCGCGACGAGTCCATGCACATGGCGTTCGCGTTCGACGTCGTCGACACCGTCCGCGCCGAGGAGCCGGACCTGTTCGACGACGACCTCGCCGACCAGGTCCGCCAGATGCTCACCGAGGCCGTCGAGTGTGAGGTGCAGTTCGCCGAGGACCTGCTGGGCCAGGGCGTGCCCGGTCTGACCCTGGCCGACATGCGGGAGTACCTCCAACACGTCGCCGACCGCCGCCTCGCCCAGCTCGGCATCGCGCCGCTCTACGGGTCGAGCAACCCGTTCGGTTTCATGGAGTTGCAGGACGTGCAGGAGCTGTCCAACTTCTTCGAGCGGCGGGTGTCGGCGTACCAGGTCGGGGTGAGTGGCACCGTCGCCTTCGACGACGATTTCTAGGCGGCGGCCGATCCGGGGGCCTGGCGTCGTTTGGTGAGCCACCGCATCACCTCTAGGGGGTGCGACGCCGGGTCCGGGATCGGGTGGAAGACGTGTTCGACTGCGCCGTCGGCGACGATCAGGGTCAACCGCTCGTAGAGCGTCATGTCACCCGCGGTGCGGGTCGGCAGACGCAGCGCGTCGGCCAGGGTCAGCCTCGGGTCGGGGATCAGCGGGTAGGGCAGCCGCAG contains these protein-coding regions:
- a CDS encoding ATP-binding cassette domain-containing protein, whose product is MGTIPTETADRDQHPTDAEPPVLEARGIVKRFGHVEALRGADFTVRRGEVVALIGDNGAGKSTLIKTLSGVHPPDEGEIRVGGRPVQFSTPVDARRAGVETVYQDLAVADDLSVAANLYLGREILRSGPLGRLGLLDKRAMRQGAAAALDELGVRIPRVTTPIAMLSGGQRQCVAVARAIIWATNVVILDEPTAALGVVQTGRVLDVVRRARDAGMSVVLVSHNMPQVLEIADRVEVLRLGRRAAQLRADEVTTDDLVAAMTGSTSTDRDER
- a CDS encoding ribonucleotide-diphosphate reductase subunit beta; this encodes MLLDPGMDLTLRPMRYPHFFDRFRDAIRNTWTVEEVDLHADLADLDKLSPAERHLVSRLVAFFATGDTIVANNLVLNLYQHVNSPEGRLYLSRQLFEEAVHVQFYLNLLDTYVPDETERFEAFAAIENIPSIRRKAEFCFRWIDSLGDLRELRTREDRRAFLLNLICFAACIEGLFFYGAFAYVYFLRSRGLLHGLASGTNWVFRDESMHMAFAFDVVDTVRAEEPDLFDDDLADQVRQMLTEAVECEVQFAEDLLGQGVPGLTLADMREYLQHVADRRLAQLGIAPLYGSSNPFGFMELQDVQELSNFFERRVSAYQVGVSGTVAFDDDF
- a CDS encoding ABC transporter substrate-binding protein, whose protein sequence is MAHTTTSRQTRGSLRRAQAILAAAAATALLSACGGVEVRDGGGDGATKDASGPLKLAVVPKAVGADYWNTVKAGAECAAQRAGDVTVQWDGVTAETDVEGQVNLIQNFVTKKVDGIVYAATDSSALAPATDKALAANIPVAMIDSGTSPQPSNVPLYATDNRASAVEAAKLLATELGPGNHEVALVEFQPGSQTNTERVDGFKAGLAQYPNLKLVGQQPSKSDVNEARRVTENILTANPKLAGIFAANEPSVLGAAQAIQAAGKSGKVVIIGWDAAPDEIAGVRSGQISALVVQNPFKMGYFGVDKMVKHLRDKAPLASADTGVTFVTKENIDSAEIKAVLEPSCANPPVQ
- a CDS encoding FadR/GntR family transcriptional regulator, coding for MSRTDEVVNGIKRMILEGQFRPGDRLPIEKDLAESLGVSRGSLREGMSALSILGIVNIRQGDGTYVTNLDAPQLLAPMGFVVDFQGQGDPRHIHTVRRLLECEAARLAATRITDEALAQAADLLDEAARMIGQSPQDHERIMEIDIAFHRIIAVHAENPVLVGLIEAFAGRTIRGRLWRSLHEEGADLRTHDEHVAILKALVARDPERARTRMANHLIGVEESLQGSPDDADTSIEATRS
- a CDS encoding ribonucleoside-diphosphate reductase subunit alpha; this encodes MQVRKRDGGTEPVDVNKIVRAVERWADDLTDVDPMRVATRTISGLYDGATTAELDRLSIQTAAEMIGEEPQYSRLAARLLAGYVDKEVRRQGITSFSAAIRVGHTEGLIGDDTAVFVAAHARTLDAAVDPDGDRRFEYFGLRTVYDRYLLRHPTSRLVLETPQFWLLRVACGLSRTADEAVDFYRLMSSLAYLPSSPTLFNSGTRHTQMSSCYLVDSPLDELDSIYARYAQVANLSKFAGGIGIAYSRVRSRGALIRGTNGQSNGIVPWLRTLDASVAAVNQGGRRKGAACVYLEPWHPDIEEFLQLRDNTGEDARRTHNLNLANWIPDEFMRRVEADEPWSLFDPHEVPELPDLWGERFDAAYREAEAQGRYVRQVPARELYGKMMRTLAQTGNGWMTFKDAANRLCNQTAEQGNVVHLSNLCTEIVEVSSDAETAVCNLGSVNLAAHLTADGIDWERLRATVRTAVTFLDRVIDINYYPTAQAAASNPRWRPVGLGLMGLQDVFFALRLPFDSPAARELSTRISEELYLTALETSTDLAREFGAHPAYPQTRAARGQLQPDLWGVEGTQTARWDALRERVEAYGLRNSLLVAVAPTATIASIAGCYECIEPQVSNLFKRETLSGEFLQVNTALVRELKARGLWTDRIRSAIKRAEGSVQDIAELPADVRELFRTAWELPQRALIDLAAARAPFIDQSQSLNLFLAAPTIGKLSSMYLYAWKAGLKTTYYLRSRPATRIQQATVSAVAPAALTVAVDAEALACSLENPESCEACQ
- a CDS encoding enolase C-terminal domain-like protein, translated to MIIRSFAELGEGRMPQITAVTVEDVRFPTSLTADGSDAMNKDGDYSAAYVVLHTDGVDGTGAPLAGHGLTFTIGRGNDIVAAAAVHQAQQLVGLDVATMAADMGAVYRLLTSDSQLRWLGPEKGVVHLSLAAVLNASWDLVARLADKPLWRLLVDMSPEQLVDIADLRYLSDALTRDEALSILRAKEGTKAARLAELDRTGYPAYTTSAGWLGYDDDKLRRLCQEAVDSGYGYVKLKVGANLDDDIRRCAIAREILGPDRNLMIDANQVWDVGQAIEWVTALARFTPLWIEEPTSPDDILGHAAVRRAVAPIGVATGEHCHNRVMFKQLFQAQAIDFCQLDTGRLASINEIVAVLLLAAKFDIPVCPHAGGVGLCEMVQHVSVLDYVAISGDLTNRVTEFVDHLHEHFTDPCIIRDTGSGSGYVLPSAPGYSTRMRPESVALYRFPDGHYWAATDPTTVSSPEAAYVIAGGTATPAGR
- a CDS encoding ABC transporter permease, with protein sequence MSSVEATAGTQRGELSDWLRERVSHAVSEFTAATALVVLFIALTFASPYFLTADNLFNIGAQTAVIAIIATAQTMVIITKGIDLSVGSVAALAGVLGAMVVRDLGFSVWAATAVAIGVGALAGLLNGLLVTVARIPPFIATLGTMSVGRGLVFIITGAVGVYGLPRSFQLLGNGEILGIPFAVVITVLVAVGVAFLLSQTRFGQYTYAMGSNLEAARRSGVRVGRHLTGVYVLAGVLVGLGGMIAASRVNSGQPNYGISLELDVIAAAVIGGASLFGGQGRIVGTIIGAFLIALVRNGAVLLDISIHYQQVIVGVIIWAAVYFDQYRRRRLESRG
- a CDS encoding aldo/keto reductase, whose amino-acid sequence is MTAAVQRGARDPARRATPNTVGSPLRLSPLGFGASQGGNLYRATSDQQFAAAVDAAWAGGIRYFDTAPHYGLGLSERRLGAALRSRPRDEYVVSTKVGRLLVPSPETAHRRDPEGFDVPADHRRVWDFSRDGVRRSLAASLRRTGLDRIDVVYLHDPDEHWEQAAREAVPALVELREQGVIGAVGVGMNQSAMLARFVAETDVDLVMCAGRYTLLEQGALTDLLPVAQARHVGVVVAGVYNSGLLAREMPPNDAVYDYRQAPAEVIDHARRVARVCQTYGVTLPQAALAFVRRHPAVVSTLVGMRDEAQVTETLRRSGVDVPDQLWAALYDEGLLDVQS